A genome region from Halobacterium hubeiense includes the following:
- a CDS encoding AlbA family DNA-binding domain-containing protein, translating into MDVERLLEEGNIETSTVEIKHENVDNEKIVKEIVAFSNKGSGSVLVGIAEGDDGPVVTGVTDLQKLEEEVSQTLSRHVSPRLEPEIEVHHIDGGDVVEFQARGDSAVRSFGIDPPRFPIRQGSTTTYLDGSDLRHRYSTYSEEQPTEDSQTEADSEVEFKQLPSKQHWHDHGPHYIPKPDGHIAHLCTFGEMYVPRDPVRVTASGHRPDFQTLEHNLSYLADTFALQDIQGHFTINQENGAWIGAGLSNFLDAIKSQQ; encoded by the coding sequence ATGGACGTAGAGCGTCTACTCGAGGAGGGGAACATCGAGACCTCGACCGTCGAGATCAAGCACGAGAACGTCGACAACGAGAAGATCGTGAAAGAGATCGTGGCGTTCTCGAACAAGGGTAGTGGATCTGTTCTAGTTGGAATCGCAGAGGGAGATGATGGCCCCGTTGTAACCGGTGTGACGGACCTCCAGAAACTTGAGGAAGAAGTTAGTCAAACGTTGAGCCGCCACGTTTCGCCACGTCTTGAGCCTGAAATCGAAGTCCACCACATCGATGGAGGGGACGTAGTCGAGTTTCAAGCACGTGGCGATTCCGCCGTTCGGAGCTTCGGCATCGACCCGCCACGGTTCCCCATCCGTCAAGGCTCTACGACGACGTATCTCGATGGAAGCGACCTCAGGCATCGGTACAGCACTTACTCGGAAGAGCAACCTACCGAAGATTCCCAGACCGAGGCAGACTCTGAAGTAGAGTTCAAGCAACTCCCATCGAAGCAGCACTGGCACGACCACGGCCCACACTACATCCCGAAGCCCGATGGCCACATCGCTCACCTCTGCACCTTCGGGGAAATGTATGTTCCCCGCGATCCGGTGCGCGTAACCGCGTCAGGACATCGACCGGATTTCCAGACTCTCGAACACAACCTTTCCTATCTGGCCGATACATTCGCCCTTCAGGACATCCAGGGCCACTTTACAATCAACCAGGAGAACGGAGCATGGATTGGGGCCGGTCTCTCAAACTTCCTTGACGCAATCAAATCACAACAGTAG
- a CDS encoding UPF0175 family protein: MSAISGPNGPEGAAEQLKQFSDQFVEDLNRIPGVDEEVIKQVLQGVCEAPPEKRFTDSMRIFREELQGKIGEDLNSSDFEIQVVERLVPVLFDRLNPDIEEVQEDFLEVVVANREAAEVSLILTVFLEKLSDSLTSLYERSLTDETEVDELLPSILIALNGRLVTFQEDGVDTLYKDLIEDIVYANYYLAEATDRPTPTHPSKLSDGRMRKQVLTTGATKAYRELDISLSRGAELAGMSLDEFEAALSQQGIQPAQGPDADEELYDESEDWF; this comes from the coding sequence ATGTCCGCAATTTCTGGTCCGAACGGCCCCGAAGGGGCGGCCGAGCAGCTCAAGCAGTTCTCGGACCAGTTCGTCGAAGACCTGAATCGAATTCCAGGCGTCGACGAGGAGGTCATCAAGCAGGTTCTTCAGGGAGTATGTGAGGCCCCTCCCGAGAAACGCTTCACTGACTCGATGCGCATCTTCAGAGAGGAACTTCAGGGCAAGATTGGGGAAGACCTCAACTCCTCCGATTTCGAAATTCAGGTCGTGGAACGACTGGTTCCAGTCCTGTTCGACCGATTGAACCCAGACATCGAAGAGGTTCAAGAGGACTTCCTAGAGGTTGTCGTTGCGAATCGTGAGGCGGCGGAAGTGTCGCTGATACTGACGGTGTTCCTCGAGAAACTATCTGATTCACTGACTTCGTTGTACGAGAGGAGTCTTACTGACGAAACGGAGGTCGACGAACTGCTCCCCTCGATTCTGATAGCGTTGAACGGCCGCCTCGTAACCTTCCAAGAAGACGGCGTTGACACCCTCTACAAGGACTTGATCGAGGATATCGTGTACGCTAACTACTACCTTGCCGAGGCAACCGACCGTCCGACCCCGACTCATCCATCTAAACTCTCCGACGGCCGCATGCGTAAGCAAGTCCTCACGACTGGTGCGACGAAGGCGTACCGGGAACTGGACATCTCACTGAGCCGCGGTGCAGAACTCGCGGGGATGTCTCTCGACGAGTTCGAAGCGGCGCTCTCCCAGCAAGGCATCCAGCCCGCGCAGGGTCCGGACGCCGACGAAGAGTTGTACGACGAGAGCGAGGACTGGTTCTAG
- a CDS encoding phage terminase large subunit family protein, producing MPPDDLSLGQCPNCGEPISHAWLLVEYTKDDGTDGVWAECPSCEDVVEPE from the coding sequence ATGCCTCCCGATGACTTGTCGCTTGGTCAGTGTCCGAACTGCGGCGAACCAATTTCTCACGCATGGCTGCTTGTTGAATACACGAAAGACGACGGAACTGACGGCGTCTGGGCAGAGTGTCCCTCGTGTGAGGATGTCGTCGAGCCGGAGTAG